CGATAGGGAAGTTTCCATGGTCAGACGTTCCAATGTATATTTTAGCTCAGATGCTTGGAGCTTTTCTTGGTGCAGTATTGGTTTATTTTGTATACTTACCGCATTGGAGTGCAACAAACGATTCAGAAGCCAAATTATCTGTATTTAGCACAATGCCTGCTATTTATAGTCCATTATCTAATCTAATCACTGAAATAATCGGAACTTTTGTGTTAGTTCTTGGGATTTTAGCGATTGGTACTAATAAAATGACTGATGGTTTAAATCCATTTGTTGTAGGATTATTAATTGTAGTAATTGGGATGGCTCTAGGAGGTCCTACTGGATATGCGATTAATCCAGCTCGTGATCTTGGTCCACGTATAGCACACTTTATCCTACCAATTCCGGGTAAAAGAGATTCAGGTTGGGGTTATGCTTGGGTACCTATTGTAGGTCCAATTATTGGTGGTGTTTTTGGTGCACTATTTTATCAACAGATTTTTGAAGGCAAATCTAGTGTTTTATTTTGGGTAGTGCTTGTCATTATTTTAGTAATCTTTATAGGTGCTCAATCAACGGTAAAAAAAGTAGAAAAATAATATAAATAGGAGGTAATAGTATGTCTGAGAAATACATTATGGCTTTAGACCAAGGTACGACAAGTTCTCGTGCAATTTTATTTGATAAATCAGGTAACATCTTCCATACAGCTCAACAAGAATTCCCACAATACTTTCCACAATCAGGATGGGTAGAACATAATCCTGAAGAAATTTGGAGTTCTATTTTGTCCGTTATTGCTGGTGTGCT
This window of the Rummeliibacillus pycnus genome carries:
- a CDS encoding MIP/aquaporin family protein, producing the protein MSTFTAELVGTMILILFGGGVVASVSLNKSKGFGGGWVVITLAWGLAVSMGAYAVGGISGAHLNPALTIALATIGKFPWSDVPMYILAQMLGAFLGAVLVYFVYLPHWSATNDSEAKLSVFSTMPAIYSPLSNLITEIIGTFVLVLGILAIGTNKMTDGLNPFVVGLLIVVIGMALGGPTGYAINPARDLGPRIAHFILPIPGKRDSGWGYAWVPIVGPIIGGVFGALFYQQIFEGKSSVLFWVVLVIILVIFIGAQSTVKKVEK